A stretch of the Hydra vulgaris chromosome 09, alternate assembly HydraT2T_AEP genome encodes the following:
- the LOC100203860 gene encoding 2-aminoethylphosphonate--pyruvate transaminase has protein sequence MALNKLGLFSRNYMVRFSQRITIMTLKSSSSHLQEKRLFTPGPLGVSPKTRNAMLRDLGSRDTEFVDTVKFIRHKVLEVAKISSEDFTMIPLQGSGTFSVEAVIMTIVPKLNGKLLLAVAGAYGKRMAEIAKYSNINTVVLEFAEDEKCDLNTIENVLKHDKNITNVAMVHCETTSGVIHPIHEVAQLVRQYNPHATFFVDAMSSFGAIPIDMKNIDFVVTSANKCIEGVPGFGIVVARKERLLECKGRSRSLSLDLYEQYIGLEKTGQFRFTPPTHCILAFKKAVEIWEAEGGVEGRAQRYKENRLVLREGMAKLGFKEFLSDTHSGYIITSYRYPLDSRFNFNEFYSRLNDKDLVIYPGKVTNADCFRIGNIGNLTANDMRDLLAAIKEVCQDMGIKLPIDS, from the exons atggctttaaataaattaggttTGTTTTCCCGAAATTATATGGTTCGATTTTCACAACGAATTACAATTATGACATTGAAAAGTAGTTCATCGCATTTGCAag aaaaacggCTTTTTACTCCTGGACCACTTGGTGTTAGCCCTAAAACTAGAAACGCAATGCTTCGAGACTTAGGTAGTAGGGACACAGAATTTGTGGATACTGTCAAATTTATACGACACAAAGTACTTGAAGTAGCCAAAATATCTTCAGAAGATTTTACAATGATTCCTTTGCAAGGAAGTGGAACCTTTTCTGTTGAAGCTGTTATTATGACAATTGTACCCAAGTTAAATGGAAAGTTATTGCTTGCTGTTGCTGGAGCTTACGGAAAAAGAATGGCTGAAATTGCTAAATACTCAAACATCAAtact GTTGTGTTAGAGTTTGCGGAGGATGAGAAATGCGATTTAAATACAATAGAAAATGTGTTGAAACATGACAAAAACATTACAAATGTTGCAATGGTACATTGCGAGACAACATCTGGAGTCATTCATCCTATTCATGAGGTTGCACAACTTGTTCGACAATATAACCCTCACGCGACTTTTTTTGTTGACGCAATGAGTAGTTTTGGTGCAATACCCATTGACATGAAGAACATTGATTTTGTTGTCACTTCTGCCAACAAATGCATTGAAGGTGTTCCAGGCTTTGGAATTGTAGTGGCTCGTAAAGAAAGGTTACTGGAATGCAAAGGTCGCTCAAGGTCACTTAGTTTAGATTTGTATGAACAGTATATTGGGCTAGAAAAAACTGGTCAGTTTCGCTTTACTCCCCCCACACACTGTAtcttagcatttaaaaaagcagttgAAATATGGGAAGCCGAAGGTGGTGTTGAAGGGCGTGCccaaag GTACAAAGAAAACAGATTGGTATTACGCGAGGGTATGGCCAAACTAGGTTTCAAAGAATTTCTTTCCGATACCCACTCTGGATATATAATCACTTCTTACCGGTATCCTCTTGATTCTCGATTTAATTTTAACGAGTTTTACAGCCGTCTTAATGATAAAGACTTAGTTATTTACCCTGGAAAAGTTACGAATGCTGACTGTTTTCGAATTGGCAATATTGGCAACTTAACAGCTAACGATATGCGTGATTTATTAGCGGCAATAAAAGAAGTTTGTCAAGACATGGGCATTAAGTTGCCGATTGATTCATAG